The nucleotide window CCGGGATTCGGCTTTATCGCTGCCATCGGCAATGGCTTTGACGGACTGCGCGGCGAAATTGAAATGGCCTATCGCACCAACGATATAGATGAAGTTTCTTTTCAGGGGCTTAACGCCTCCGTCAATGGGGACATAACCTCCCTCGCTGTTATGGGTAACCTATTGGTTGATCTTGCTGTCAGTGAGACTGTCCGGCCTTTTCTCGGCGCCGGGATCGGACTGGCCAATGTCGAAGTCAACAGTAATGATCTCGGCGACGAAGACGACACCGTCTTTGCCTACCAGGCGATCGCCGGTCTCGGTTTCCCCTTGACCCATGTCACCACCCTCGATCTGCAGTACCGCTACTTCGCCACCGCCGACGCGGATTTTGATGGTACCGATGTTGAGTACCAAACCCACAATTTCTTCGCCGGTCTGCGCTTCGATTTCTAACTGGAGCCGGAACCTTCTTCGTACCCACAGCCCGCCTCGCGCGGGCTGACTTTTTCCTTCCCCTCTGATCCCCGCCTCCTGGTTGCTCAACGCCCCGCGGACTCTTCCCTGATCACCTGCCAGGCAATTTCCGGGATCACTTCGTCAAGGACACGACCGGAAGTGATAGCCACCCGGTGCGCGTCCTCCAGACTGGTCAGATTCTTCTCTGCCAAAACTGCCTGCAGGGCTCCTAACTCGCGTCCGACCAACTCGGTGGCGCGGGTGACGATCTTCTCTTTATTTGCCAGCAAGCGTTCATAGTAACCCTGAAGAATTCTTGCCCGCAACGCCGTCGCAACCCCTTCCAGTACCAACTCGCGCCAGAGCGGCGTGCCCGGTTCCGGATAATCGGCCTGCCAGGCCCGTTCGATGCCGCGGATCAGCTGCGCGCTGCGTGCTAACTCGTAATTGACGAAATCATTTTTCATTTCCCGGTACTTGAGCTGCCGGCGCCGCTCGAAGCCGGCTTCTTCCTCAATCGGGTCGCGTTGGGTTGTCTCAGGCCAGGCTTCATTTTGCGCCGCCAACTGTCTTTCCATTTCATCCCAGGCCCCCCCTCCCGCTTCATGATGGAAGCGGCGGAGAATGCTGCTGCGACAACAAAGCATCACCTCCGGAACAGAGCGCTCTTTAGCAACTTTCTCTACACACTCCTGAAGAAACGTTGCCAGCGCGTCAAGAGTCGGAGGATCGATCCCGGTCGCAAGCTTACGATGCATGGCAAGAATGTCGTTGAGAATCCGGGCATGAGCCTCGCCCATGCGCCGCACACGCTCCTCGGCATGCGCCGCTGGCGACGATACCGTTCCACTCGCCGCCGCCTGCTTCTGTTGGCGTAAATCCTCAATTTTTCCGTTCAGCTGCTGCAGGGCCGCATTAAAAGAATTTTCCATTTCCGCCAAAGAGGAAGATTTTTCCGCCACCTCAACATCTGGCTGCGGAGACCTACCAAAGAGCTGTGAAATCGCGTCGAAAATGCTATGACCATTTCCTGTTGAACTATTTTTCATAAAGACCTCGCATTGTTCATCGCTAAAATATCGCTGTTGTAGCTGTTAAATCGTTTAATGACCGACCGCCGCCGATTGACAGCCGTCAAGGTGACTGGCAACAAAGTCGACCAGCTGTGGGTCGATTTCCAAATCTCTCTCCATCTGTCGCAGCAACTGCAAAATTTCAGGAGGCGGCAAAGGCTGCCGGTAAGGGCGATTCTGGGCAAGGGCTTGATAGATATCGGCGACCTTTATGATGCGGGATTCTAACGGAAGTTCTCCGGCAAGAGCATGAAACGGGTAGCCGCCACCATCGAGCGATTCGTGATGCTGGGAGGCCCAGCGTGCCACTTCTTCCAGACCGATGACTCGCTTGAGAATCTGGTAAGTCGCAAAGCTGTGCTTCTTCATAATTGCCCGTTCATAAGGGGTCAGCTTGAGGGGACTTTCCAGAACTTCGTCGGGGATCTGCAGCTTGCCGATGTCGTGCAGCAAGGCAGCGACTTCGAGGCGATCAAGATGTTCACCCCGAAGACCAAACTCTTCCCCCATAAAACGCGCAACGCGGGCCACTCCATGCGAATGCTCACTGGTGAAGTGGGACTTAGCGTCGACGACGGCGGCGACAATCGATCCTAATTGCTTGAGATTATCGAGGCCGATCTGCGCTTTATCGGCGCTGCGGTTTATATCGTTGACGTACTGCGGGATAAAATCGTTGTCAAGAATCAGCCAGAAGGCTTCGGCCTGGGCGGCGGCAAGAAAGGCGTCGACCAGTTCCGGAGCGAAGAAGGTGCCGCGATAACGATTAATCCGCGCACAGATCTCCTGCACATGGAGAAGCAGAGAGTTATCGGTATAATAAGGATGAGCACTGACATCGATCCGGTCGGCAAGGTAGATGAGATTGGTGAAGCGAGCAATGTCAGGATCGATGTTATCACGCTGAAGATCCTGCCAG belongs to Deltaproteobacteria bacterium HGW-Deltaproteobacteria-4 and includes:
- a CDS encoding phosphodiesterase, with protein sequence MALQIDLRQVVLLIARAIDLVGVDDVLHGRRVAILAVECAKNLGWSESEQQMLFDAALLHDIGVSSTRLHCRLVNELDWAGASLHGERGYELLKDFSPLAHLAPIVRYHHTHWQDLQRDNIDPDIARFTNLIYLADRIDVSAHPYYTDNSLLLHVQEICARINRYRGTFFAPELVDAFLAAAQAEAFWLILDNDFIPQYVNDINRSADKAQIGLDNLKQLGSIVAAVVDAKSHFTSEHSHGVARVARFMGEEFGLRGEHLDRLEVAALLHDIGKLQIPDEVLESPLKLTPYERAIMKKHSFATYQILKRVIGLEEVARWASQHHESLDGGGYPFHALAGELPLESRIIKVADIYQALAQNRPYRQPLPPPEILQLLRQMERDLEIDPQLVDFVASHLDGCQSAAVGH